The Deltaproteobacteria bacterium genome has a window encoding:
- a CDS encoding dihydropteroate synthase codes for MIIVGEKINASIPAVKKIIESRDQEGLCSLARKQVDAGAQYIDVNVATGIGDQETEIEAMEWAINVLQDEIETPLCIDSADPFVIEAGLKARGNRKSLINSTNNEKERLEKVVPLAVEYDSPLIALVMGEQGIPQTEGERIEIAAEMVGFMEKSGLKLDQVYFDPLVIPISTDNTQALVTLNTLSRLKNEFPSASTVMGLSNVSYGLPGRSALNAGFMIMAMLKGLDAAVMDPLDQGLMNSVKIANALLGRDRYCRRYLRAFRK; via the coding sequence ATGATTATTGTTGGCGAGAAAATAAACGCGAGCATACCGGCCGTTAAAAAAATTATCGAGTCCCGAGACCAGGAGGGGCTGTGCAGCCTGGCCCGGAAACAGGTTGATGCAGGTGCCCAGTATATAGACGTAAATGTAGCCACAGGGATCGGGGATCAGGAGACCGAGATTGAGGCCATGGAATGGGCGATTAATGTACTACAGGATGAGATAGAGACTCCGCTGTGCATTGACAGCGCTGATCCGTTTGTTATCGAGGCCGGCCTGAAAGCGCGGGGAAACCGCAAATCACTCATTAATTCTACCAACAATGAGAAAGAACGGCTGGAAAAAGTAGTGCCGCTGGCCGTGGAATACGATTCCCCGCTCATTGCCCTGGTCATGGGCGAGCAGGGAATACCTCAAACGGAAGGGGAGCGTATTGAAATCGCGGCTGAGATGGTTGGCTTCATGGAAAAGTCCGGGCTTAAGCTCGACCAGGTGTACTTTGATCCGTTGGTTATTCCCATCAGTACCGATAATACCCAGGCGCTTGTAACGCTTAATACGTTATCCAGGCTGAAAAACGAGTTTCCTTCCGCCAGTACGGTGATGGGTCTTTCCAATGTATCATACGGTCTGCCGGGACGCTCGGCCCTCAACGCCGGTTTTATGATTATGGCCATGCTTAAAGGCCTGGACGCGGCTGTGATGGATCCCCTTGACCAGGGACTCATGAATTCGGTGAAAATAGCGAATGCACTTCTAGGCAGAGACCGCTACTGCCGCAGGTATTTAAGAGCCTTTCGGAAATAA
- a CDS encoding trimethylamine methyltransferase family protein, producing MPEDFREGVLVKPYERLSQAQIEYLHQASLDILNEPGVWCYNEQTTKLLKSHGAAVTEEKEGKSVVWRISIPSGLIQDAIEKVPSQVVLGARDPANRLFLDAQVPRVYFGSGSEANIWLETELQDMVGVNDSSSSYTMPVYKELRGTTALLGRAARICEQLEHLDFFIRPLNIQDPEITTDNHDVNKFFACLNNMTKHIQAGLTSLERLGDVISMAEIIAGGSEQLRDNPIISFIACVFKSPLQIVDETADKVFAVVKAGLPLVISSSPQGGSTAPIEEAGMVTQINAEILAGLTLTQLIKEGAPVLYGSVPVRSRMDDLHDLYGCPEFNQYNTSCVQMARYYNIPCYSSAGVGDANVPGIQATFEKLFTHLYMAMSGAQYIHYAFGLLNRTNSFCPVQAVLDNEQIGLVKHCLRVPKINADSIDEALKIVNKVMNSSNRLFARHSRKAMHAGDVSNPYQFEDRGMQDNTVKHALQYMEEIESRPARHLEPDMVERIYDKIPGLI from the coding sequence TTGCCTGAGGATTTTAGAGAAGGTGTTCTGGTTAAGCCTTATGAAAGACTAAGCCAGGCGCAGATTGAATATTTACATCAAGCCTCGCTCGATATTCTAAATGAACCCGGTGTCTGGTGTTACAACGAACAGACCACTAAACTTTTAAAAAGTCACGGCGCAGCAGTAACTGAAGAGAAAGAGGGTAAATCGGTCGTATGGCGTATTTCCATACCATCCGGTTTAATCCAGGACGCCATTGAGAAGGTTCCATCTCAAGTTGTGCTTGGTGCACGGGATCCCGCCAATCGCCTGTTTCTGGATGCGCAGGTGCCACGTGTTTACTTTGGCTCCGGGTCGGAAGCCAACATCTGGCTTGAAACCGAACTCCAGGATATGGTCGGTGTTAACGACAGTTCGAGTTCCTACACGATGCCGGTTTATAAGGAGCTGAGAGGGACCACTGCCTTGCTGGGCAGGGCTGCGAGGATTTGTGAACAGCTCGAGCATCTTGATTTCTTTATCCGGCCTCTTAACATACAGGACCCGGAAATTACAACGGATAACCATGATGTAAATAAATTTTTCGCCTGCCTGAACAATATGACCAAGCACATTCAGGCCGGATTAACATCTTTGGAGAGGCTGGGCGATGTGATCAGCATGGCTGAAATCATTGCTGGCGGTTCTGAGCAGTTACGGGATAATCCAATTATTTCTTTTATTGCCTGTGTGTTTAAGAGTCCATTGCAGATCGTTGATGAAACCGCGGACAAAGTATTTGCCGTTGTGAAAGCCGGGCTGCCTCTGGTTATATCTTCTTCACCACAGGGCGGTTCGACCGCTCCGATCGAAGAAGCAGGCATGGTGACCCAAATAAACGCCGAGATACTTGCCGGTTTAACACTCACTCAATTGATAAAGGAAGGTGCACCGGTATTGTATGGCAGCGTTCCCGTCAGGTCCCGGATGGATGACTTGCATGACCTGTACGGGTGTCCGGAGTTTAATCAATACAATACATCCTGCGTGCAAATGGCCAGGTATTACAATATCCCCTGTTATTCTTCGGCCGGTGTAGGCGACGCGAATGTGCCGGGGATTCAGGCTACGTTTGAGAAACTGTTTACACACCTATATATGGCCATGAGCGGTGCCCAGTATATCCACTACGCCTTCGGGCTGTTAAACAGAACCAACAGTTTCTGTCCTGTACAGGCCGTTCTCGATAATGAGCAGATTGGTCTTGTAAAGCATTGCCTTCGTGTGCCGAAAATCAACGCTGACAGTATTGATGAGGCTCTCAAGATAGTAAATAAGGTTATGAACTCATCAAATAGGCTGTTTGCCCGGCATTCAAGAAAGGCCATGCACGCAGGCGATGTTTCAAATCCATATCAGTTTGAAGACCGGGGCATGCAGGACAACACGGTAAAACATGCACTCCAGTATATGGAAGAGATTGAAAGCAGGCCGGCTAGACATCTGGAGCCGGATATGGTGGAGCGAATATACGATAAAATCCCGGGCCTGATATAG
- a CDS encoding corrinoid protein: MESENIIQEIAFNVIQGRLEAEDEGFDEGLAGKPGVIELVEQAIEQNVDIKDIILHGLTEAMDVVGKKFNDKEYLIPDMLASAECVGAAMEILQPYLLEAGVEEKEKFIIATVKDDLHDIGKNIVSIMIKGAGFDVIDLGADVPVEDIVAAVKEHQAPFLGLSALLTTTMRSMEDVIKGLSEEGLRDQVKVLIGGAPTSPEFADSIGADGYCQDAFEAVEKLKQFSAAG; encoded by the coding sequence ATGGAATCAGAAAATATAATCCAGGAAATCGCCTTTAATGTTATCCAGGGCCGGTTGGAAGCTGAAGACGAGGGGTTTGATGAGGGTCTGGCCGGAAAACCCGGCGTTATTGAGTTGGTGGAACAGGCCATTGAGCAGAATGTAGATATTAAAGACATCATCCTGCATGGTCTGACTGAAGCAATGGATGTAGTGGGGAAAAAATTCAATGATAAGGAGTACCTGATACCGGATATGCTGGCTTCTGCAGAATGTGTCGGAGCGGCCATGGAAATCCTTCAGCCGTATCTGTTGGAAGCGGGTGTGGAGGAGAAGGAAAAATTTATCATAGCTACTGTTAAGGATGATCTCCATGATATCGGGAAGAATATCGTCTCCATTATGATTAAGGGCGCGGGTTTCGATGTTATTGATCTTGGTGCTGATGTCCCGGTAGAAGATATTGTTGCCGCGGTGAAAGAACATCAGGCACCTTTTCTGGGATTGTCCGCGCTGCTGACCACAACCATGCGTTCCATGGAAGATGTGATTAAAGGATTGAGCGAAGAAGGGCTTCGGGATCAGGTCAAAGTTCTTATCGGAGGTGCGCCGACTTCTCCGGAATTCGCGGATTCCATAGGGGCCGACGGTTACTGTCAGGATGCGTTTGAAGCCGTAGAAAAGCTGAAACAATTCAGCGCCGCTGGTTAA